The Aptenodytes patagonicus chromosome 15, bAptPat1.pri.cur, whole genome shotgun sequence genome has a segment encoding these proteins:
- the LRRC75B gene encoding leucine-rich repeat-containing protein 75B has translation MGSRLSRQSSLEEESTEEPCTGRLEGGRGDFHLSSLLLHPQKLPGVLRKASPAPYVRRVGWLREIQATIRQHKREHAVHILRLLRKDLGLEGTFLNEVLYKNATFLNLVDPISHDLLMSLARDLQCPKKEYDPWKSSDRICRQLIYHLTPHSKWHRHGMPRRKSQVCLKTSLQKKVSQDSMDLSGIPLTMRDVHRMAYYLQNNGDHLTSVDLSFTELNDDMVRLLLPFLWALPKLTHLSLNGNRLTRATMKELTDTMKDMNKFPCLAWVDLGNNVDVSSMPQPLLVGLRKRLSQQTTLPTIYEALDCDSEISSGHEGSQPEDEAAGSTPPRAFSQQGCER, from the exons ATGGGCTCCCGGCTGAGCCGGCAGAGCagcctggaggaggagagcacCGAGGAGCCCTGCACCGGCCGGCTGGAGGGCGGCCGGGGCGACTtccacctctcctccctgctcctccacccgCAGAAGCTGCCCGGGGTGCTGCGGAAAGCCTCGCCGGCGCCCTACGTGCGGCGGGTGGGGTGGCTGCGGGAGATCCAGGCCACCATCCGGCAGCACAAGCGGGAGCACGCCGTGCACATCCTCAGGCTGCTTAGGAAG GACCTGGGACTGGAAGGAACGTTCCTCAATGAAGTGCTCTATAAAAATGCAACTTTCCTCAACTTGGTGGATCCCATCTCCCATGACTTGCTGATGAGCCTTGCTAGAGATCTGCAGTGTCCCAAAAAG GAATATGACCCCTGGAAATCCTCGGACAGGATCTGCAGGCAGCTGATTTACCACCTAACTCCCCACTCGAAATGGCACCGGCATGGCATGCCTCGGAGGAAGTCCCAAGTGTG CCTGAAGACCAGCCTGCAGAAGAAGGTGAGCCAGGACTCCATGGATTTGTCAGGGATCCCCCTGACCATGCGGGATGTCCACCGCATGGCCTACTACCTGCAGAACAATGGGGACCACCTCACCTCTGTGGACCTGAGTTTCACCGAGCTGAATGACGACATGGTgcgcctgctgctgcccttcctctGGGCACTACCCAAGCTCACTCACCTTTCCCTCAATGGCAACCGACTGACGCGGGCGACCATGAAGGAGCTGACTGACACCATGAAGGACATGAACAAGTTCCCTTGCCTGGCCTGGGTTGACCTCGGCAACAACGTGGATGTCTCCTCCATGCCACAGCCATTGCTCGTGGGCCTGCGCAAGCGCCTCAGCCAGCAGACCACACTGCCTACCATCTATGAGGCGCTCGACTGCGACTCAGAGATCTCCAGCGGGCATGAGGGCAGCCAGCCAGAGGACGAAGCAGCAGGAAGCACCCCGCCACGTGCTTTCTCTCAGCAGGGCTGCGAGAGGTGA